A genomic window from Xenorhabdus cabanillasii includes:
- the raiA gene encoding ribosome-associated translation inhibitor RaiA: MLVNITSKQMEITPAIRSHVEDRLNKLNKWQVNLINPHIVLSKEPQGFLVDATIGTPNGTLVASAKHEDMYTAINELLTKLERQLNKVQHKGEARRADHSVKESNLNLEI; encoded by the coding sequence ATGTTAGTAAACATTACCAGCAAACAAATGGAAATTACCCCCGCAATTCGCAGCCATGTAGAAGACCGTCTAAACAAGTTGAATAAATGGCAAGTTAATTTAATCAATCCACATATTGTTCTTTCAAAAGAACCCCAAGGATTCTTGGTTGATGCCACAATCGGCACACCAAATGGTACATTAGTTGCCAGTGCCAAACATGAAGATATGTATACAGCTATCAATGAGTTGCTGACAAAATTAGAACGCCAACTCAATAAAGTTCAGCATAAAGGAGAAGCTCGCCGAGCAGATCATAGTGTGAAAGAGTCCAATCTTAATTTAGAGATATAA
- the tyrA gene encoding bifunctional chorismate mutase/prephenate dehydrogenase, with amino-acid sequence MAAELSQLREQIDEVDKALLSLLAKRMALVAEVGEIKSQFGLPIYAPEREARMLASRRQEAETLGISPDLIEDILRRIMRESYVSENDKGFKKLNLQMGPIVIVGGSGKMGRLFNRLLTLSGYEVRILEADDWDQAEHILAEAGMVIVSVPIHLTEAIIHRLPPLPEQCILVDLASIKQKPLQAMLDVHKGPVLGLHPMFGPDVGSFAKQVVVYCDGCQPESYQWFLEQISVWGARLHKISAEQHDKNMSFIQALRHFTTFSYGRHLAQENVDLQQLLSLSSPIYRLELAMVGRLFAQDPQLYADIIMSSPENIEVIRRYHQSFGQALELLENKDKTAFIMSFNQVSEWFGDEAIRFMKESRTLLRQANDSRV; translated from the coding sequence ATGGCAGCAGAACTATCGCAATTGCGGGAGCAAATTGATGAGGTCGATAAAGCTCTACTGAGCTTACTGGCTAAGCGTATGGCTCTGGTAGCAGAAGTGGGGGAAATTAAGAGTCAATTTGGCTTACCGATTTATGCACCTGAACGGGAGGCCCGTATGTTGGCTTCTCGCCGTCAAGAAGCAGAAACATTGGGGATCTCTCCGGACTTAATTGAAGACATTCTGCGCCGTATTATGCGGGAATCTTATGTCAGTGAAAATGATAAGGGGTTTAAAAAGCTAAACCTTCAAATGGGGCCTATCGTTATTGTTGGTGGTTCTGGGAAGATGGGGAGGTTATTTAATCGTTTGCTGACTTTGTCCGGTTATGAAGTCCGGATCCTTGAGGCAGATGATTGGGATCAGGCTGAACACATATTAGCTGAGGCTGGTATGGTCATTGTCAGTGTACCTATTCATTTAACTGAAGCAATTATCCACCGTTTACCACCTTTGCCAGAACAATGTATTTTGGTGGATTTGGCTTCTATTAAGCAGAAACCACTTCAGGCTATGCTTGATGTGCATAAAGGGCCAGTTTTGGGATTACACCCGATGTTTGGGCCTGATGTGGGAAGTTTTGCTAAGCAGGTTGTTGTTTACTGTGATGGATGCCAACCAGAATCATATCAATGGTTTTTGGAGCAAATATCGGTGTGGGGGGCACGATTACATAAAATCAGTGCGGAACAGCATGATAAAAATATGAGTTTTATTCAGGCATTACGTCACTTCACTACGTTTTCTTATGGCCGACATCTTGCGCAAGAAAATGTCGACTTGCAGCAATTGTTATCACTGTCTTCACCTATTTATCGGTTGGAGCTCGCTATGGTTGGACGATTATTTGCACAAGATCCGCAGTTATATGCTGATATTATTATGTCCAGTCCTGAAAATATTGAGGTGATCCGTCGTTATCACCAGAGCTTCGGACAAGCTTTGGAATTACTGGAGAATAAGGACAAAACAGCATTCATTATGAGTTTTAATCAAGTGAGTGAATGGTTTGGTGATGAGGCCATTCGATTTATGAAAGAAAGTAGAACACTTTTACGGCAAGCCAATGATAGCCGGGTATAA
- the bamD gene encoding outer membrane protein assembly factor BamD: MIRMKYLVASATLSLVLSGCSSNKDAVPDIPPSQIYSNGQEKLQNGNYKLAIKQLESLDNRYPFGPYSQQVQLDLIYSYYKSAEFPLALASAERFMRLNPTHPNIDYVLYMRALVLQAMDDNLLQDFLGIDRSDRDPENARAAFRDFKQLVRYYPNSQYATDAYKRLIFLKERLAKHELAVVQYYTKRGAYVAVVNRAEQMLRDYPDTHSTKESLPYMEKAYKALGLKTEADKVAALIAANPV, encoded by the coding sequence ATGATTCGCATGAAATATCTGGTGGCTTCGGCCACATTGAGCCTAGTTTTATCTGGATGCTCCAGCAACAAAGATGCTGTTCCTGATATCCCGCCATCTCAAATTTATTCAAATGGGCAGGAAAAACTACAAAACGGTAACTATAAATTGGCTATTAAGCAATTGGAATCCCTTGATAACCGCTATCCTTTCGGGCCGTATTCTCAACAGGTTCAGCTTGACTTGATCTATTCTTATTATAAATCAGCAGAATTCCCTCTCGCGCTTGCATCTGCTGAACGTTTCATGCGTCTGAATCCAACCCATCCTAATATTGACTACGTACTGTATATGCGGGCTCTGGTGTTACAAGCGATGGATGATAACCTCTTGCAGGATTTTTTGGGGATTGACCGTTCAGACCGTGATCCTGAAAATGCCAGAGCGGCTTTCCGCGATTTCAAACAGTTGGTGCGCTACTATCCTAACAGTCAATATGCTACAGATGCTTATAAGCGTTTAATTTTCCTCAAAGAGCGTTTAGCTAAACATGAGCTTGCAGTTGTGCAATATTATACTAAACGCGGTGCTTATGTGGCGGTTGTCAATCGTGCAGAACAAATGTTACGTGATTATCCCGATACTCATTCGACCAAAGAATCTCTACCTTACATGGAGAAAGCATATAAGGCATTAGGGCTTAAAACCGAAGCAGATAAAGTCGCAGCATTAATTGCGGCTAATCCGGTATAG
- a CDS encoding 3-deoxy-7-phosphoheptulonate synthase, whose protein sequence is MIMQKDALNNIHILDEQILITPEELKQKYPLSSSDLHAITSARNTIANIIHHNDPRLLVVCGPCSIHDVDAALDYARCLKSLSAELSDCLYIVMRVYFEKPRTTVGWKGLISDPYMDGSFDMDAGLHIARRLLLNLVEMGLPLANEALDPNNPQYLGDLFSWSAIGARTTESQTHREMASGLSVSVGFKNGTDGNLNTAINAMKAAAMPHRFMGINQSGQVCLLQTQGNPNGHVILRGGAEPNYSPEHVCDCENQMIEAGLVPSLMIDCSHGNSNKDFRRQSVVVDSVAEQIMGGNQSIIGIMLESHINEGNQSSELPRSEMRYGVSVTDACISWQMTEQLLRKLHRQIKPHLSKRNIMMQQAG, encoded by the coding sequence ATGATCATGCAAAAAGATGCGCTTAATAACATTCATATTCTTGATGAACAGATTCTTATTACACCAGAAGAGCTGAAGCAAAAATATCCATTGAGTAGCAGTGATCTGCATGCCATTACAAGCGCGCGTAATACTATTGCTAATATCATCCATCACAATGATCCTCGCTTATTGGTAGTATGCGGCCCGTGTTCTATTCATGATGTAGATGCTGCCCTTGATTATGCTCGTTGCTTGAAATCACTTTCTGCCGAACTAAGTGATTGTCTGTATATTGTTATGCGTGTCTATTTTGAAAAACCCCGCACCACAGTTGGTTGGAAAGGTTTAATTAGTGATCCTTATATGGATGGATCGTTTGATATGGATGCCGGGTTACATATCGCCCGCCGTTTATTACTGAACTTAGTGGAAATGGGATTGCCATTGGCAAATGAAGCTCTTGATCCTAATAACCCTCAATATTTGGGCGATCTTTTCAGCTGGTCAGCAATCGGAGCAAGAACAACAGAATCCCAGACTCATCGTGAGATGGCCTCAGGGTTATCTGTATCAGTAGGTTTTAAAAATGGCACTGATGGCAATTTAAATACTGCCATTAATGCCATGAAAGCCGCTGCTATGCCACATCGCTTTATGGGAATAAATCAGTCAGGTCAAGTTTGTCTGCTACAAACTCAGGGAAATCCGAATGGTCATGTAATCCTGCGTGGTGGCGCAGAACCTAATTACAGCCCTGAACATGTGTGTGACTGCGAAAATCAAATGATTGAGGCGGGTTTGGTGCCATCACTGATGATTGATTGTAGTCATGGGAATTCTAATAAAGATTTTCGTCGCCAAAGCGTCGTAGTCGATTCTGTTGCTGAACAGATTATGGGCGGAAATCAATCTATTATTGGTATTATGTTGGAAAGCCATATTAATGAAGGGAATCAGTCTTCAGAATTACCTCGTTCTGAAATGCGATATGGGGTTTCAGTAACTGATGCTTGTATCAGTTGGCAAATGACTGAACAGTTATTAAGAAAGTTACATCGGCAAATCAAACCTCATTTGTCAAAACGTAACATAATGATGCAACAGGCAGGATAA
- a CDS encoding anaerobic C4-dicarboxylate transporter has protein sequence MITLQFAIIIICLLIGTRYAGMGLGLISGIGLFILTFVFGLEPGKPPVDVMLTILAVIGCASVLQTAGGLNVMMQCAERLLRRHPQHITILAPLTTWMLTFLCGTGHVVYTMFPIIGDIALKKGIRPERPMAVASVASQMAITASPVSVAVVSLVSIIAASHGIGHTYGILEILAVSIPASLTGVILAALWSLRRGKDLDKDEEFQEKIKDPKQREFIYGSSETLLDQVFPKQAYRATWIFFAAIAVVVLFGAFTELRPSFEIKGELKPLSMNLVIQMMMLIAGSIILMTCKVKTSEIANSAVFKAGMVAIFSVFGVAWMSDTFFHTHLGELKLVLEDIVQASPWTYALVLFLVSKLVNSQAAALTAIAPMGLQLDVDPKLLIAFFPAAYGYFVLPTYPSDLACIGFDRSGTTRIGKFIINHSFLVPGLISVSSACAVGYILVSTFV, from the coding sequence ATGATAACGCTGCAATTTGCCATAATAATTATATGCTTATTGATAGGTACGCGTTATGCAGGCATGGGATTGGGGCTGATCAGTGGTATCGGACTTTTTATACTGACATTTGTTTTTGGATTGGAACCAGGTAAGCCCCCAGTTGATGTGATGCTCACTATTCTTGCAGTTATCGGTTGTGCATCCGTGTTGCAAACTGCCGGCGGGCTAAACGTCATGATGCAATGTGCTGAACGTCTTCTACGCCGCCATCCGCAACATATTACTATCCTGGCTCCATTGACGACATGGATGTTAACTTTCCTCTGTGGTACTGGTCATGTAGTCTATACCATGTTCCCAATCATCGGTGATATTGCCTTAAAAAAAGGGATCCGCCCCGAACGCCCAATGGCTGTTGCTTCTGTTGCCTCTCAGATGGCAATCACAGCTTCCCCCGTTTCTGTTGCCGTTGTTTCTTTAGTGTCAATTATTGCTGCCAGTCATGGTATTGGGCATACTTACGGAATTTTAGAAATTCTGGCAGTTTCAATTCCTGCATCACTGACAGGAGTAATACTTGCTGCACTATGGAGCTTGCGTCGTGGCAAAGATTTGGATAAGGATGAAGAATTCCAAGAGAAAATTAAAGATCCCAAACAACGTGAGTTTATCTATGGCAGTTCAGAAACCTTATTAGATCAGGTATTTCCTAAACAAGCTTACAGAGCAACCTGGATCTTCTTCGCCGCAATTGCCGTGGTAGTATTGTTTGGTGCATTTACAGAATTACGCCCTTCTTTTGAAATCAAAGGAGAATTAAAACCGCTTTCCATGAACCTGGTTATCCAGATGATGATGTTAATTGCGGGTTCTATTATTTTGATGACATGTAAAGTCAAAACCAGTGAAATCGCCAATAGTGCCGTGTTTAAAGCAGGAATGGTTGCGATCTTCTCGGTCTTTGGCGTGGCATGGATGAGTGATACGTTTTTCCACACCCATTTAGGCGAACTGAAGCTGGTATTAGAAGATATCGTACAAGCAAGCCCCTGGACTTATGCGTTAGTATTGTTCCTGGTATCAAAGTTGGTCAACAGCCAAGCAGCAGCTTTAACTGCAATCGCGCCAATGGGATTACAACTTGATGTTGATCCTAAACTTTTAATCGCATTCTTCCCGGCAGCCTACGGCTATTTTGTTTTACCTACCTACCCCAGTGATTTGGCATGTATTGGGTTTGACCGCTCCGGGACAACAAGGATAGGAAAATTTATCATCAACCATAGTTTCCTTGTTCCGGGCTTGATTAGTGTCAGTAGCGCTTGTGCTGTGGGGTATATTTTAGTGAGTACCTTTGTGTAA
- the pheA gene encoding bifunctional chorismate mutase/prephenate dehydratase — protein sequence MERDLINLRQEISDIDADLLDLLARRRQLAGNIAQTKLLDHRPIRDKNRERELLDVLIDKGKSRGLDGFYITRLFQMIIEDSVLTQQALLQQYLNQTPYDTARITFLGPRGSYSHLAARQFSARHFNQLIECSCHKFADIFSLVELGQADYGILPLENTSTGAINDVYDLLQHTPLSLVGEITLPINHCLLVAKKSDTSKIKTVYSHSQPFQQCSQYLNQFPHWNIVYCESTAAAMQKVTELDSPEVAALGSEAGGALYGLQVLENNLANQQNNSTRFIVVAQKPIEVSDQVPAKTTFIMYTRQQAGALVDALIILKRHNIIMSKLESRPINGKPWEEMFYIDVQANLRSVKMQQALKELSEITRFLKILGCYPSENVIPVDPF from the coding sequence ATGGAACGAGATTTAATTAACCTTCGTCAAGAAATTAGTGATATTGATGCGGATTTACTGGATCTACTCGCAAGACGCCGACAATTGGCCGGTAACATTGCCCAAACCAAACTTCTCGATCACCGCCCGATACGAGATAAAAACCGCGAACGGGAACTCCTGGATGTGTTAATTGATAAAGGTAAATCTCGTGGGTTAGACGGATTTTATATTACCCGCTTGTTCCAAATGATCATTGAAGATTCTGTATTAACACAACAAGCATTGTTACAACAGTATCTGAACCAAACACCTTATGATACTGCTCGGATTACCTTTCTTGGTCCCAGAGGCTCTTATTCTCACCTTGCCGCTCGCCAATTTTCAGCACGCCATTTCAATCAATTAATTGAATGTAGCTGCCACAAATTTGCAGATATCTTTTCATTAGTGGAACTTGGCCAAGCGGATTACGGTATTCTGCCTCTCGAAAATACCAGTACCGGAGCAATCAATGATGTTTATGATCTATTACAACACACCCCACTGTCTTTGGTCGGGGAGATCACTCTACCTATCAACCACTGTTTACTGGTCGCTAAAAAAAGTGATACTTCGAAAATAAAGACGGTATACAGCCACTCCCAACCTTTCCAACAATGCAGCCAATACCTCAATCAATTTCCACACTGGAATATTGTCTATTGTGAAAGTACAGCTGCTGCTATGCAGAAAGTAACCGAATTGGATTCCCCAGAAGTAGCAGCGTTGGGAAGTGAAGCCGGAGGAGCGCTTTATGGTCTACAAGTTTTAGAAAATAATCTGGCAAACCAACAAAATAACAGTACGCGGTTTATTGTTGTCGCCCAAAAACCTATTGAAGTATCAGATCAGGTTCCCGCTAAAACAACTTTTATTATGTACACAAGACAACAAGCAGGTGCTCTGGTCGATGCACTCATTATCCTGAAAAGACACAATATTATTATGAGTAAATTGGAGTCACGCCCAATAAACGGTAAGCCGTGGGAAGAGATGTTTTATATTGATGTTCAGGCCAATTTACGCTCTGTGAAAATGCAACAAGCGCTTAAGGAACTATCTGAAATTACTCGCTTCTTGAAAATATTGGGGTGCTATCCTTCAGAAAACGTGATCCCAGTTGATCCATTCTGA